One Actinomycetospora corticicola genomic window, CCGAGCGTCAGGTCGACGTGCGCGCCGGGGGTCCAGTCCGGCAGCCGCCCACCGTCGGGCCGTGCCAGGGTCAGGGCGACGACGCCGTCGGCGACGACGTCCTTGGCGGTCACCACCAACGAGGTCATGGCGGCAGCGTGCGTGGCGACCCGGCGGTGCCGGTAGCCCCCGACCGTTGAATGGGCGGACCCGGCGTCAGGAAGTCCCCAGCCGGGCGCGGATGCGCCGGGCCGCCTCGGTCAGCGCGGGCACGGTGCGCGCGGCCTCGCCGTCGTTCGGCACCACGACCGACACCGCGGCGACCACGTGCCCCCCGGGGTCGCGGACGGGCACGGCGACGCCGGTGGCGTCGAGGTGGATGTAGCCGGGGCAGAGGGCCACGCCGCGATCGCGGACCTCGGCGAGCCGGGCCCGCAGCACGCCGGCGTCGGTGATCGTGTTCCGCGTGAAACCGGCCAACGGGCGCGCGAGGACGCGCTCCTGCAGCGTGGTCGAGGCGAAGGCGAGCAGCACCAGTCCCGACGACGAGGCGTGCAGCGGGAGCCGGGCGGCGATCCGGGTCAGGTTGATCACCGCGTGGTCGGCGGAGAGCCGTTCGACGAAGAGCACCTCGTCGCCGTCGAGCACCCCGAGCTGGGCGTGCTGGGCGATCGTGCGGTGCAGGTCCTCCAGCACCGGCATCGCGGTCTCGCGCAGCGAGAGAAAGGACGACGCCCGGGCCGCGAGCTCCCACAGGCGGGTGCCCACCCGCAGCCGCCGGTCGTCCCGCACGAGCAGCCCGTGCCCGACCAGCTCCGCGACCAGCCGGGACGCCGTCGCGGGCGGGAGGTCGGCCCGCCGGGCGATCTCGGTGACGGCGAGCGCCGGCGCCTCGGGCGTGAAGCACTCCAGGATGCGGACGATCCGCTCGAGCACCGACTCGCCGGAGTCGGACCGCGCCATCAGACGGTGCGGCGGCGGACCCGGAGCCCGCCGAACGCGGTGAGCGCGACCAGCACCGCGATCCCGAGGAACCCGCCGCCCAGCCCGAACGCGGCGGCGAGCACGCCGGTGAGGAACGGCCCGCCCGCCTCGCCGATCTCGCGGCCGATCTCCGCCGATCCCATCGTCTGCCCGATGCGCTCGGGCGGGCTCCACGCGGCCAGCACGGCGAACGCGACCGGGGTGATCACGGCGGTCCCCAGCCCGATGACCGCCGCCGCGACGAGCAGACCGACGAGGTGTCCGACCACGGCGGGGACGGCCAGCCCGACGGCGGTGAGGAGGGTCCCGACGACGAGGGCGGTGCGGTCGGGCAGCCGGCCCGCGTCGCGAATCCGGCCGACGATCGGCTGGCTCACGGCGGCGACGACGGCGAGCACGGAGACCGCGGCGCCGGTCGCGACCGGGGAGAGTCCGTCGGAGGCCCCGACCAGCGGCAGGAAGCCCACCCCGCAGGAGAGCGCGGCGGCGCTGGAGGCCAACGCGAGGGTGGGCGGGAGGAAGCCGGGGTCGGCGAGTCCCCGCAGGGCCTGCCCGAGACCCTGACGGCGACGGGGGAGCGGCGGCGGGTCGGGCACCAGGATCACGGCCCAGACGAACACCGCGATCGCGAGAACGGTCAGCACCGTGAACAGCAGCGGGTAGCCGCCGGCGGCGACGAGGACGCCCCCGAGCAGCGGACCCGCCGTGTACCCGAGGCCCTTCCAGGCGCCGTACCCGCCGAAGGCGCGGCCCTGCCCCGTCGACGGGGCGATCCGGCCGATGAGCGCCCCGGCGGACGGGGAGAACGCGGCGGCGGCCGCACCCTGCGCGAAGCGGGCCAGTCCGAGCAGCGCGGGGTTGCCCACGAGCACGAACGCCGCGGAGGCGAGGGCGAAGCCGAACAGCCCGCCGAGCAGCACCGGCCGCAGGCCCACGCGGTCGGCGAGGGCGCCGAAGACCGGCTTGAGCACGATCTCGGCGCCGTCGTAGAGCGCGAGCAGGATGCCGAGGGTGACGAGCTGTTCGCCGAGGTCGCCGGTGAACCCGAGATTGGCCGCGATGCCGTGCGACCCGAAGGCGGTGACGAACCCGGCCGCGTAGAGGGGCAGGATCGCCCCGCGCGACGCGGTGCCGGCTGCTTCGCTCACACCCCCATCACACCAGGAACCCGGACCGTCAGTCCCGCGGCTGCGCGATGTTGACCAGCCAGGTCACCCCGAACCGGTCGGTGCACTGCCCGAACTCGTCGCCCCACATCTGCTTCTCCAGCGGTACCGACACGGTGCCGCCGTCGGACAGTCGGGCGAACCAGTCGCGCAGTCGGTCGCCGTCGTCGCCGGAGAGGCTCACCGAGACCGAGGAGCCGGAGGGCCGGTCCATGCCGGGCGGGGTGTCGGAGGCCATCAGCACGAGGCCCTGCTCGGTCTCCAGTTGCGCGTGCATGACGCCGGTGGCCTCGGGTCCCTCGGCGCCCATGTCACCGAAGGTCATCACGTTCAGCGTGCCGCCGAGGACGTCCCGGTAGTGCTCCATGGCGTCGCGGGCGGAGTCGGCGAAGTGCAGGTAGGGGTTGAGGTGGATGCCCATGGAGGGATGTTAGCCAGATCACAGCGGGTGGTGGACGCCCGACGCGGCGTGGTCGCCCGGTCCGCCTCCACCGGCACGACGAGCGTCGCCGAGGCGGGGGCGGGGCCGGACGAGGCCTGGCGCAGCAGGGCGAACTCCACCGCGGCGGCCGCCAGGACGAGGACGACCGCCATCGCCACCAGGACGGGCGTGCTCCGGCGCCTCACATGGTCAGTATGCCCGGTTCGTCCCATCGGAGACCCGGCGCGGTCGGGCGATACGTACCGAACGACCAGCGGTTCCCCTCGGCGTCCCGCACGGCGAACTCCCGCGAGCCGTAGTCCTGGTCGGTGAGCTCCTGCACGACGTCGCCACCGGCCGCCACGACGCGGGCGTGGTGGGAATCCGGGTCGTCGAGCACGAGGTAGGTGACGGCGCGCCCGGTGTCCCAGGGGTCGTCGGCCGTGCGGGGGCCGAGCAGCACGGCGCCGTCGCCCCAGAACAGCTCGGCGTGTCCGGGGGAGACGTGGCCGGCGGTCAGACCCAGGACCTCGGTGAGCCACCGGGCCAGGGCGAGGACGTCGTCGGAGCGGAGCGTCACGCAGATCATGCGCACGATGGTCGGGCGCACGACCCGACGGTGTCTTGGACGTCGGGGACCTCGATCGTCCTGGGCTCAGCCGTGCTCGACCTCGGCGGGGTCCACCGCGACCGTGCTCCACCCGAGCCGGTACGCCGTCGGGGAGCAGCCGGCGAGAGCCGCGAACTCCCGGTCGAGGTGCGCGTGGTCGGCGAACCCGCAGGCGGCCGCGACGTCCGCGACGGAGGACGGGACCGCGGGCGTCCCCGGCGGGGGGACGAGCAGGTCCGCGGCCCGACGGAACCGCAGCACGCGGCCCGCCGTCGTGGGGGACAGCCCGACCTGCGCGGAGAACCGGCGGGACAGGTGGCGTCGGCTCCACCCGACCTCGTCGGCCAGCGCCGCGACCGGGGTGCGGCCCGACGACCGCTCCAGGCGCCACCACGCCCGGGCGACCTCGGCGTCGGCGCCGCGGCCCGACGTCGCGAGCCGACCCTCGAGGACGGCGACCACCGCGGCCAGCCGGGCCGACCACGACGGCAGGTCGGCCAGCCGCCCGGGCAGTCGGGCGAGCTCCGGGTCGAGTTCGTCGAGGGCGACGAGGCCCGGGAGGGCGACCCCGAACAGCCGGAACGCGCCCAGCGGCGTCAGGTCGGCCTGCACGCCGGCCTGGTGTCCGGCGAACTCGGTGAGCGCGGCGGCGTCGGTGAGGCCGCCGACGAACGCCGCGCGTCCGGTGCCGTCCACGCGCAGCGGATCGGCGAGCCCGACGACCAGCGTGCAGGTCGACGTCGGGGCCTGCCGCCGCCGGACCACCGTCGCCGAGACCTCGTCGTAGGCCACCAACCGCCGCACCACCCCGCGCAACGACGGCGGGACGACGGCGAGGCGGAACATCCGGTGATGATGCCGCTAGCGTGCCGCCCGTGTCCGCCCCCGATGAGGTTCGCACCGCCGTCCGCAGCGCGATCCGTCGTGCGCACGAGACGCAACCGACGCTCAACGCCTTCGTCTCGATCGTCGAGGACCCGCCCTCGCCCGGGCCGGGAGCGTCGCCGCTGCAGGGGCTGCCGATCGCGATCAAGGACGACGTCGGCGTGGCCGGGGAGGTGACCGGCCGGGGCAGCCGGGCCTTCACGACGCCGGAGGCGGCCGACGACTCCTTCCTGGCCGCGATCCGCCGGGCCGGGATGGTGCCGATCGGACGCACCACGCTCCCCGAACTGGCGGCCTTCGGCGTCACCGACTCCGCCGCGCGGGGCGTCACCCGCAACCCGCTCGCCCTCGGGCACACCCCGGGCGGGTCATCGGGCGGGTCGGCGGCGGCCGTCGCGGCCGGGGTCGTGGACCTCGCGACGGCGAGCGACGGGGCCGGGTCGATCCGCATCCCGGCGGCCTGCTGCGGGCTGCCGGGCTTCAAGCCGACGACGGGGACGATGCCGGGGCCCGGGGGCTGGCGCGGCCTCGCGACGGTCGGGTGCCTCACCCGGGAGCTGGCGCTCGCGGCGTCGTTCTACGACGCCGTCGGGTCCTTCGGCACCTCGCTGCGGGACGCGCTCGACGTCGAGCCGGGCCGGCTGCGCGTCGGCGTGGCCGTCGACCCGCTCCCCGTGGCGCCGCCGCTGCCGCTCGACCCGTACGTCGGTGGCGCGGTCCGGCTCGTCGCCGACCGGCTCGCCGCGGCCGGACACCGCGTCGTCCCCGTGCGGATGCGGCCCGACCGCGCCCGGGCGGCCGCGCTCGCCGTCGTGACGCGGATGCTGCGGGGGCTCGCGGACGCGGCGGCCGGGGCCGACCACCCGGAGCGCCTCGAGCCGCGGATCGCCGACCTCGTCCGGGCCGGTTCGCTGATCCCCGAGTCGGTGGCGGCGGCCGCGCAGGCCCACGGGCAGCGGCTCGGCGACCGGCTGCTCGACCAGCTCGGGGACGTCGACGTGCTGCTCACCCCGACGATGCGGGGGACCGCGCCGCTGGTCGACCGGTGGGGCGGCCCGGACCGCAACGGCCTGCTGACCCTCACCGCGATGGGCCGCTTCTACGGGCACACCCCCCTCTACAACCACACCGGGCAGCCCGCGGTCACCCTCCCCGTGGACACCGGAGCGCCCCTTCCCGCCGCGGTGCAGCTGGCGGCGGCCCCGAGGCGCGACGCCCTGCTGATGGCCGTGGCGGGGCAGGTGCAGCGGGCCCTGCGCTGACCTCGGTGCCTACCGGCCGGCGCACTCCGTCGGGTGGGACTCGCAGTAGGGCGTCATCCCCGGGAAGCGGCCGCGGTGGTCGGCGACCCACTGGTAGACGCGCTCCTGGAGCCCCGCCGTCGCGCGGTAGACCGTCGACGGCAGCCGCGTCCCGGTCACGGTGTCGAGCACCGCGTTGACCGCCGCGGCGCCCTCGAGGCGCACGCCGTCGGGCCCCCGCCACTGCACGGCCTCCGCGCAGGTCGCGGCGTCGGTGCCGATCGACTCGGGCACGCCCGGCTCCTGGTAGGGCCGCTGCTCGATGCGGCCACGGCGGTCCAGCGCGCGGACCCAGCCGACGCTGCGGGTGCAGAAGCCGCACCGGCCGTCGAAAACGAGCAAACCAGCGCGGCAGGGATCCGGCGGAGTCATGACTCCCAGGTTAGGTTCCCCGGCATGACCAGGCGCGTGGTGATCATCGGAGCGGGGTTCGGTGGGATCGGGGCAGCCATCGAGCTGCGGGCCCACGGCTACACGGACGTGACGATCCTCGACGCCGCGCCCGGCATCGGCGGAACGTGGCTCGCGAACACCTATCCCGGCGCGGCCTGCGACGTGCCGAGCCACCTGTACTCGTACTCGTTCGCGCAGAAGCGCTCCTGGTCGCGGCTCTGCTCCCCGCAGGAGGAGATCCTCGAGTACCTGCGCAACGTGGCCCGCGAGCACTCGGTGGACCAGCTCGTCCGGCCGAACACCAAGGTCACGGCCTGCCGCTGGGACGACGACGCCCGGCTGTGGCGCGTCGCGACCGAGCAGGGCGACGAGTACACCGCCGACGCCGTGGTGATCGCGACCGGCCAGCTCGCGCAGCCCTCGATCCCGAACATCCCGGGGCGCGAGGACTTCGCCGGGAAGGAGTTCCACTCGGCGGAGTGGGACCACGAGCACGACCTGACGGGCCGGAAGGTCGCCGTGATCGGCACGGGGGCGAGTGCCGTGCAGTTCGTGCCGGCGATCGCGCCCGTCGTCGGGAGGATGTCGGTGTTCCAGCGCACCGGGAACTGGTTCCTGCCGCGCAAGAACCTGCCCTACCCGCGGTCGGTCCAGCGGCTGATCAAGGCGCCCGGCGTGCAGAAGCTGCGGCGGTGGGGCCTCAAGCGGCTCTACCTCGAGTCGTTGACGCTCTCGATCCGCCACCCGCGGACCGTCGGGCCGGTGCTGAAGCTCAAGTCGCAGATCTTCATGCGGCACCAGCTGCGCGACCCCGAGGTGCGTCGCAAGGTCTGGCCCGACTACACCTTCGGGTGCAAGCGGGTGCTGTTCAGCTCCTACTGGCTGCCCGCGCTGCAGCGCGACAACGTCGAGGTCGTCACCGACTCGGTGGAGCGCATCGAGGCCGACGGCGTCCGGACGGCCGACGGCCGGCTGCACGAGGTCGACACCATCATCTGGGGCACGGGCTTCCGGACGACGAGCTTCATGTTCCCCATGGAGGTCGTCGGGCGGGAGGAGCGGTCGCTGCGCGAGGAGTGGGCGGACGGCCCGCACGCGCACCTGGGGATGACGGTGCCGGGCTTCCCGAACCTGTTCGTCATGTACGGCCCGAACACGAACACCTCGGGCGGGTCGATCATCGTCTACCTGGAGTCGCAGGCGCGGTACGTGCGCACGGCGTTGCAGGAGGCCGACCGTCGCGGGGCCGCGGCGGCGGATGTCCGCCCCGAGGTGGAGGCGGCGTCCGACGCCGAGGTCCAGGCACGGTTCGAGGGCACGGCCTGGCAGGCGTGCGACTCCTGGTACCGCGACGAGACCGGCCGGATCATCACCAACTGGCCCGGCTACATGCACGAGTACGAGAAGGCGACCGAGGCGATCGACCCGTCCGAGTACCTGTGGCTGGAGCCAGGTGAGCAGAAAGTGGGGTCATAGGCCCACTTTCTGCTCACGTGAGCTTCGCTCACATGCGTGGCTGGCCGTTCGAGGCGCCCAGCCCGCCGTCGACCGGGACGTGCGCCCCGGAGACGAAGCGGGCGTCGTCGCTGGCGAGGAAGGCGATGACATCGCCGACCTCGGCCGGCTCGGCGGGGCGCCCGAACGGGATCCGGTCGCGGAACTTGTCCATGACCTCGTCGTCGGACCGGATCCCCTCGCTCATGTCCGTCGCGGTGAGCGAGGGGTGGACGGCGTTGACCCGCACGCCGTCGGGGCCGTGGTCGAGGGCCATGGCGTTGGTCAGGTTGACCACCGCGCCCTTGGCCGCGTTGTAGGCGGCCATGCCCCAGTCGCCGCCGAGGCCCGACACGGACCCGACGTTGACGATGCTGCCGCGGGTCGCCCTGAGGTGGTCGATCGCGGCCTTCGACGCGTAGAACACGCCGTCGACGTCGGTGGCCATCACCTCGCGCCAGGTCGCGGCGTCCAGGTC contains:
- a CDS encoding IclR family transcriptional regulator; translated protein: MARSDSGESVLERIVRILECFTPEAPALAVTEIARRADLPPATASRLVAELVGHGLLVRDDRRLRVGTRLWELAARASSFLSLRETAMPVLEDLHRTIAQHAQLGVLDGDEVLFVERLSADHAVINLTRIAARLPLHASSSGLVLLAFASTTLQERVLARPLAGFTRNTITDAGVLRARLAEVRDRGVALCPGYIHLDATGVAVPVRDPGGHVVAAVSVVVPNDGEAARTVPALTEAARRIRARLGTS
- a CDS encoding MFS transporter, with amino-acid sequence MSEAAGTASRGAILPLYAAGFVTAFGSHGIAANLGFTGDLGEQLVTLGILLALYDGAEIVLKPVFGALADRVGLRPVLLGGLFGFALASAAFVLVGNPALLGLARFAQGAAAAAFSPSAGALIGRIAPSTGQGRAFGGYGAWKGLGYTAGPLLGGVLVAAGGYPLLFTVLTVLAIAVFVWAVILVPDPPPLPRRRQGLGQALRGLADPGFLPPTLALASSAAALSCGVGFLPLVGASDGLSPVATGAAVSVLAVVAAVSQPIVGRIRDAGRLPDRTALVVGTLLTAVGLAVPAVVGHLVGLLVAAAVIGLGTAVITPVAFAVLAAWSPPERIGQTMGSAEIGREIGEAGGPFLTGVLAAAFGLGGGFLGIAVLVALTAFGGLRVRRRTV
- a CDS encoding VOC family protein, with amino-acid sequence MGIHLNPYLHFADSARDAMEHYRDVLGGTLNVMTFGDMGAEGPEATGVMHAQLETEQGLVLMASDTPPGMDRPSGSSVSVSLSGDDGDRLRDWFARLSDGGTVSVPLEKQMWGDEFGQCTDRFGVTWLVNIAQPRD
- a CDS encoding VOC family protein translates to MRPTIVRMICVTLRSDDVLALARWLTEVLGLTAGHVSPGHAELFWGDGAVLLGPRTADDPWDTGRAVTYLVLDDPDSHHARVVAAGGDVVQELTDQDYGSREFAVRDAEGNRWSFGTYRPTAPGLRWDEPGILTM
- a CDS encoding helix-turn-helix domain-containing protein, which codes for MFRLAVVPPSLRGVVRRLVAYDEVSATVVRRRQAPTSTCTLVVGLADPLRVDGTGRAAFVGGLTDAAALTEFAGHQAGVQADLTPLGAFRLFGVALPGLVALDELDPELARLPGRLADLPSWSARLAAVVAVLEGRLATSGRGADAEVARAWWRLERSSGRTPVAALADEVGWSRRHLSRRFSAQVGLSPTTAGRVLRFRRAADLLVPPPGTPAVPSSVADVAAACGFADHAHLDREFAALAGCSPTAYRLGWSTVAVDPAEVEHG
- a CDS encoding amidase family protein; this encodes MSAPDEVRTAVRSAIRRAHETQPTLNAFVSIVEDPPSPGPGASPLQGLPIAIKDDVGVAGEVTGRGSRAFTTPEAADDSFLAAIRRAGMVPIGRTTLPELAAFGVTDSAARGVTRNPLALGHTPGGSSGGSAAAVAAGVVDLATASDGAGSIRIPAACCGLPGFKPTTGTMPGPGGWRGLATVGCLTRELALAASFYDAVGSFGTSLRDALDVEPGRLRVGVAVDPLPVAPPLPLDPYVGGAVRLVADRLAAAGHRVVPVRMRPDRARAAALAVVTRMLRGLADAAAGADHPERLEPRIADLVRAGSLIPESVAAAAQAHGQRLGDRLLDQLGDVDVLLTPTMRGTAPLVDRWGGPDRNGLLTLTAMGRFYGHTPLYNHTGQPAVTLPVDTGAPLPAAVQLAAAPRRDALLMAVAGQVQRALR
- a CDS encoding thiol-disulfide oxidoreductase DCC family protein, which translates into the protein MLVFDGRCGFCTRSVGWVRALDRRGRIEQRPYQEPGVPESIGTDAATCAEAVQWRGPDGVRLEGAAAVNAVLDTVTGTRLPSTVYRATAGLQERVYQWVADHRGRFPGMTPYCESHPTECAGR
- a CDS encoding flavin-containing monooxygenase; translated protein: MTRRVVIIGAGFGGIGAAIELRAHGYTDVTILDAAPGIGGTWLANTYPGAACDVPSHLYSYSFAQKRSWSRLCSPQEEILEYLRNVAREHSVDQLVRPNTKVTACRWDDDARLWRVATEQGDEYTADAVVIATGQLAQPSIPNIPGREDFAGKEFHSAEWDHEHDLTGRKVAVIGTGASAVQFVPAIAPVVGRMSVFQRTGNWFLPRKNLPYPRSVQRLIKAPGVQKLRRWGLKRLYLESLTLSIRHPRTVGPVLKLKSQIFMRHQLRDPEVRRKVWPDYTFGCKRVLFSSYWLPALQRDNVEVVTDSVERIEADGVRTADGRLHEVDTIIWGTGFRTTSFMFPMEVVGREERSLREEWADGPHAHLGMTVPGFPNLFVMYGPNTNTSGGSIIVYLESQARYVRTALQEADRRGAAAADVRPEVEAASDAEVQARFEGTAWQACDSWYRDETGRIITNWPGYMHEYEKATEAIDPSEYLWLEPGEQKVGS
- a CDS encoding SDR family NAD(P)-dependent oxidoreductase; this encodes MGRFTGKVVIITGGGSGIGAAAAHRFAADGATVVIAGRSQDKLDKTVADAPAGSTVVAKACDTSDQEAVTRLVDEVAREHGRLDTLVNNAAIARPGTVADLDAATWREVMATDVDGVFYASKAAIDHLRATRGSIVNVGSVSGLGGDWGMAAYNAAKGAVVNLTNAMALDHGPDGVRVNAVHPSLTATDMSEGIRSDDEVMDKFRDRIPFGRPAEPAEVGDVIAFLASDDARFVSGAHVPVDGGLGASNGQPRM